A region of Paraburkholderia sp. BL23I1N1 DNA encodes the following proteins:
- the tssE gene encoding type VI secretion system baseplate subunit TssE, translated as MRLKNAERVQPSLLDRLTDHEPDVAREVREHRSSSARSLRRSVMRDLGWLLNAQGIASSQDITRYPGVAESVLNFGFSDLAGKSASNLDVGWIESLMVDSIRAFEPRILPGTLRVRAVRPGGADEMSGQHNAIAFIVEGDLHAHPVPERLYLRTELDLEAGKVDVSEWSHA; from the coding sequence ATGCGACTGAAAAACGCCGAACGTGTACAGCCTTCGCTGCTGGACAGGCTGACCGACCACGAGCCCGATGTCGCGCGCGAAGTGCGCGAGCACCGGTCGAGTTCGGCGCGCTCGCTGCGCCGCAGCGTCATGCGCGATCTCGGCTGGCTGCTCAATGCGCAGGGAATCGCGTCGTCGCAGGACATCACGCGCTATCCGGGCGTCGCGGAGTCGGTGCTGAATTTCGGCTTTTCCGACCTCGCGGGCAAGAGTGCATCGAATCTCGATGTCGGGTGGATCGAGAGCCTGATGGTTGACTCGATCCGCGCGTTCGAGCCACGCATTCTGCCAGGCACGCTGCGCGTTCGCGCGGTCCGCCCGGGCGGGGCTGACGAAATGAGCGGCCAGCACAACGCGATTGCGTTCATCGTGGAAGGCGATCTTCATGCGCATCCCGTGCCGGAGCGCCTCTATTTGCGCACGGAACTCGACCTCGAAGCGGGCAAGGTCGACGTCTCGGAATGGTCGCACGCGTGA
- the tssF gene encoding type VI secretion system baseplate subunit TssF, with protein MNPDLIQYYSEELQHVREMGGEFAKAFPKIASRLGLEGFECADPYVERLLEGFGFLAARVQMKIAGEFPRFTEHLAELVYPHYLAPTPAMTIVEMRPDMTHPALADGVMIPRGTALFGRLDGERSTRCEFRTAHALTLSPIELVEARLFTHSGVLPGVDARLPQGVKASLRLKLRALNKLKIRDVALDHLPIHLRGGEGLAARLYELLLGSTLGVALPDAVLPPSALRPLGFADDEALLPVSGQSFPGYRLLQEYFAFAQRFMFIGIDGLRMHFQRCERDEIEVIVLLSKIDPALEQLVDEANFALHCTPAINLFARRTDRIPVTGEQFEHHVVVDRTRPRDFEVYRVESVTGYRSGGGGQIEFQPFYRVRDLGGNEPGRVFYQVRREKRLLPAQQDERSARSSYTGSEAFLALVDTHHAPYPADLHQLGLSVLCTNRDLTLTMPRGQGETDFTLELEAPVSSVRCIGGPSRPLASYAEGPVAWRLLSHLSLNYASLVDDANGSGARAMRDLLGLYAPTGDSVAARQIDSLRSIRSVPVTRRLPSRGPIVFGRGLAIEVLLDENGFDGAGAFLFGAVLARFFTQYVSMNSFTETIVSSATRGELMRWAPGSGQCRTL; from the coding sequence ATGAATCCGGACCTGATTCAGTACTACAGCGAAGAGCTTCAGCATGTCCGCGAGATGGGCGGCGAGTTCGCGAAGGCGTTTCCGAAGATCGCGAGCCGGCTCGGGCTGGAAGGCTTCGAGTGCGCCGATCCCTACGTGGAGCGCTTGCTGGAAGGCTTCGGCTTTCTCGCCGCGCGCGTGCAGATGAAGATCGCCGGCGAGTTCCCGCGATTCACGGAGCATCTGGCCGAGCTGGTCTATCCGCACTACCTCGCGCCCACGCCGGCGATGACCATCGTCGAAATGCGGCCCGACATGACGCATCCGGCGCTCGCGGACGGTGTGATGATTCCGCGCGGCACGGCGCTGTTCGGCAGACTCGACGGCGAGCGCTCTACGCGTTGCGAATTCCGCACCGCGCATGCGCTCACGCTGTCTCCGATCGAGCTCGTCGAGGCGCGTCTCTTTACGCACAGCGGTGTGCTGCCCGGTGTCGATGCAAGGTTGCCGCAGGGCGTGAAGGCTAGTCTGCGGCTCAAGCTGCGCGCGCTGAACAAGCTGAAAATCAGGGACGTTGCGCTCGATCATCTGCCGATCCATCTGCGCGGCGGCGAGGGTCTGGCCGCGCGGCTGTATGAATTGCTGCTGGGCTCGACGCTCGGCGTGGCGCTGCCCGATGCGGTATTGCCGCCTTCGGCCCTGCGCCCCCTTGGATTCGCCGACGACGAAGCCTTGTTGCCCGTGAGCGGGCAGTCGTTTCCCGGCTATCGCTTGCTGCAGGAGTATTTTGCGTTCGCGCAGCGCTTCATGTTCATCGGTATCGACGGGTTGCGCATGCATTTCCAGCGCTGCGAGCGCGATGAAATCGAGGTGATCGTGCTGCTGTCGAAGATCGACCCGGCGCTCGAACAGCTCGTCGACGAGGCCAATTTCGCGCTGCATTGCACGCCGGCGATCAACCTGTTCGCGCGCCGCACCGATCGCATTCCGGTCACGGGTGAGCAGTTCGAGCACCACGTCGTCGTGGATCGCACGCGCCCTCGGGACTTCGAGGTGTACCGGGTCGAAAGCGTCACCGGCTATCGGTCTGGCGGTGGCGGGCAGATCGAGTTTCAGCCGTTCTATCGTGTGCGGGATTTGGGGGGCAACGAGCCCGGTCGTGTCTTCTATCAAGTACGGCGTGAAAAGCGGCTGCTTCCCGCGCAGCAGGACGAACGTAGCGCACGCTCGTCGTACACCGGCAGCGAAGCTTTTCTCGCCCTGGTTGATACACACCATGCGCCCTATCCGGCCGACCTGCATCAGCTGGGACTGAGCGTGCTGTGCACCAATCGCGACCTGACGCTGACCATGCCGCGCGGGCAGGGCGAGACGGACTTCACGCTCGAACTCGAGGCACCCGTGTCGAGCGTGCGATGCATCGGTGGTCCCAGCCGTCCGCTGGCGTCGTATGCGGAAGGACCGGTCGCGTGGCGTCTGTTGAGCCATCTGTCGCTTAACTATGCGTCGCTCGTGGACGATGCCAACGGTAGCGGCGCGCGCGCCATGCGCGATCTTCTCGGGCTGTACGCGCCCACTGGCGACAGCGTGGCGGCGCGGCAGATCGACAGTTTGCGCTCCATCCGTTCGGTGCCGGTCACGCGGCGCTTGCCCTCGCGCGGACCGATCGTATTCGGCCGCGGCCTCGCGATCGAGGTGCTGCTCGACGAGAACGGCTTTGATGGTGCGGGCGCATTCCTGTTCGGTGCGGTGCTTGCGCGCTTTTTCACGCAGTACGTGTCGATGAATTCATTCACCGAAACGATCGTGTCCAGTGCGACGCGCGGTGAACTCATGCGCTGGGCGCCAGGGAGCGGGCAATGCCGAACGCTCTGA
- the tssB gene encoding type VI secretion system contractile sheath small subunit yields the protein MAKESSQKFIARNRAPRVQIEYDVEVYGSEKKVNLPFVMGVLSDLSGQAQEPLPPVAERKFVEIDIDNFDERLRSMKPRVAMHVDNTLTGEGKIGVDMTFESMDDFSPAAIARKVEPLAKLLEARSQLQNLLTYMDGKTDAEKLVGQLLEDPALLSALAAAPKPQTSETDDSE from the coding sequence ATGGCCAAGGAAAGCAGTCAGAAGTTCATCGCGCGCAATCGCGCGCCGCGTGTGCAGATCGAATACGACGTCGAGGTCTATGGCTCGGAAAAGAAGGTCAATCTGCCTTTCGTGATGGGCGTGCTTTCGGACTTGTCGGGTCAGGCGCAAGAGCCGCTGCCGCCGGTTGCCGAGCGCAAGTTCGTCGAAATCGATATCGACAACTTCGACGAACGGCTCCGCTCGATGAAGCCGCGCGTCGCGATGCACGTCGACAACACGCTGACGGGCGAAGGAAAGATCGGCGTCGACATGACCTTCGAGAGCATGGACGACTTCTCGCCGGCTGCGATCGCCCGCAAGGTCGAGCCGCTCGCGAAATTGCTGGAGGCGCGCAGCCAGCTCCAGAACCTGCTCACCTACATGGACGGCAAGACCGACGCCGAAAAGCTCGTCGGCCAGCTGCTCGAAGACCCGGCGCTGCTGAGCGCGCTCGCTGCCGCGCCCAAGCCGCAAACGAGCGAAACCGACGATTCGGAATAA
- the tssG gene encoding type VI secretion system baseplate subunit TssG: protein MPNALTLLDRFSSDANRFDFFQAVRLVECAHPGLPRVGSSLRPREDAVRFGQEPELIFFPTTLRHFATTGESAPKLVVNFLGLLGPNGPMPTHLTEYVRDRAHNAGDPTFARFLDVFHHRMASLFYRAWAVAQPVVSLDRDNGDRFSAYVGTTFGLGEPALRNRDTVPDFAKLHFAGLLAGGTRHAAGLRLVLSRFFGMPVDVLENVGQWMNLPAGSMSCLGTRDESARLGVGTMLGARVFDRQHRFRVLLGPLSLRDYQRFLPGGASLARLTDWVRLYVRDPLGWDVNLQLRQAEVPRLALGRRQRLGYTTWLHARAATSDAKQLMLKPPASPPVSHRAKD from the coding sequence ATGCCGAACGCTCTGACCTTGCTCGACCGTTTCTCTTCCGATGCGAACCGGTTCGACTTCTTTCAGGCGGTACGTCTCGTCGAATGCGCGCATCCTGGCTTGCCGCGCGTGGGTTCGTCGCTGCGTCCGCGCGAAGACGCCGTGCGCTTCGGGCAGGAGCCCGAACTGATCTTCTTCCCGACCACGCTGCGCCATTTCGCGACCACGGGCGAGAGCGCACCGAAGCTCGTCGTCAATTTCCTGGGCCTGCTCGGACCAAACGGCCCGATGCCCACGCACCTGACCGAATACGTTCGCGACCGCGCGCACAACGCCGGCGATCCTACCTTCGCGCGCTTTCTCGACGTCTTTCATCATCGGATGGCGTCGCTGTTCTATCGTGCTTGGGCGGTAGCGCAACCGGTGGTGAGCCTCGATCGCGACAACGGCGACCGGTTTTCCGCCTATGTCGGCACGACCTTCGGTCTCGGCGAGCCAGCGCTGCGCAACCGCGACACCGTGCCCGATTTCGCCAAGCTGCATTTCGCGGGACTGCTCGCCGGCGGGACGCGTCACGCCGCGGGTTTGCGGCTCGTCCTGTCGCGCTTCTTCGGGATGCCGGTCGACGTGCTCGAAAACGTCGGCCAATGGATGAATTTGCCCGCGGGTTCGATGAGCTGTCTGGGCACGCGCGACGAAAGCGCGCGACTGGGTGTCGGCACGATGCTCGGCGCGCGCGTCTTCGACCGGCAGCATAGGTTCCGCGTGTTGCTCGGGCCGCTCTCCCTGCGCGACTATCAGCGCTTCTTGCCAGGCGGTGCGAGTCTCGCGCGCCTCACCGATTGGGTGCGTCTCTACGTGCGCGATCCGCTCGGCTGGGACGTCAATCTCCAGTTGCGACAGGCCGAAGTGCCGCGTCTCGCGCTCGGCCGCCGTCAGCGGCTCGGCTACACGACCTGGTTGCATGCTCGCGCGGCGACCTCTGACGCGAAGCAACTGATGCTCAAACCACCCGCCTCACCACCCGTCTCACATCGCGCAAAGGACTAA
- a CDS encoding type VI secretion system tube protein Hcp, with translation MAVDIFLDLGTVKGESLDTTHKDQIDVLSWSWGLSQSGTMHLGTGGGGGKVAVHDLSITKYTDRATPSIITSCSNGKHFPTGKLTVRKAGGTKPLEYYTIEMDKVLVTNYSTGGSDGEDRFTETVTLNFEKFHVTYQQQDPTSGSALGGVVESKWNIPANATA, from the coding sequence ATGGCAGTCGATATTTTTCTGGATCTGGGCACCGTCAAGGGCGAATCGCTCGATACCACGCACAAGGACCAAATCGATGTGCTCTCGTGGAGCTGGGGTCTTTCCCAGTCGGGCACGATGCATCTTGGCACGGGCGGTGGAGGCGGCAAGGTAGCGGTCCACGATCTGTCGATCACCAAGTACACCGACCGGGCCACGCCGTCGATCATCACGTCCTGTTCGAACGGCAAGCATTTCCCGACCGGCAAGCTCACCGTACGCAAGGCCGGTGGCACGAAGCCGCTCGAGTACTACACGATTGAAATGGACAAGGTTCTCGTGACGAACTATTCGACCGGCGGCTCGGATGGCGAGGACCGTTTCACGGAAACCGTGACGCTCAACTTCGAGAAGTTCCACGTAACGTATCAGCAGCAGGACCCGACCTCGGGCTCGGCGCTCGGCGGTGTCGTCGAGAGCAAGTGGAACATCCCGGCGAACGCGACGGCGTAA
- a CDS encoding type VI secretion system Vgr family protein → MPSTSTRHVRMQCAPLGDEAVFLRMSASEVLGRLSRFELAFLSTRNDIDPGAVLGENLSVTLDYPAGGQRQFNGIVTTLRLIAPGDTTHNRMARYDAVMHPRLWLLTQASHRRFFYQRTVPQIVTQVLESFDIDFRNACTASYPALEHCVQYRETDFDFVSRLLEREGIHYFFEHAGGKHTLVLADSSAEHRPIAHYESIPFQAWDTPEQDEECVYRWMSGATLQTGRYEVNDYDFEKASVSNSEGMVARATRSAPFDPPRYLMQEHLTGHVKAGDGERLARVNAEIHETQNDAIEGRSTSRGIAPGGLFRLRDHPGSAQNRQYLVIENCAEIVSDAYVSTSDSTQPIFDCSFRAIRSDNTFRSPRTTPVRRVAGPQTAVVIGPPGEEILTDQYGRVKVQFHWEQLAQPDNGNRLDRCWVRVVQSWANRRWGTMFLPRVGQEVLVEFIEGDPDRPVITGAVYNSTNMPPYELPAASAVSTLKSQSTKGGNGYNEVRFDDRKGDEKLFFHAERDHETWVRHDALMNVSGERHLSIGGDEFRETRGTRNDTVLGSSKSSVLGGVSAATMTTHNQFVGEAYSLDAGVAVQIKAGVSVEIESSATIVLRAGASYILIGPETIEMSSFPIPLGPGVPPVPLAVPPPPPTPPRDADDGTHKVRK, encoded by the coding sequence ATGCCTTCGACTAGCACGCGCCACGTACGCATGCAGTGCGCGCCGCTCGGCGACGAGGCGGTCTTTCTGCGGATGTCCGCGAGCGAGGTCCTGGGCCGCCTGAGCCGCTTCGAGCTCGCGTTCCTGAGCACGCGCAACGATATCGACCCCGGCGCGGTGCTGGGGGAGAACCTGTCCGTCACGCTCGACTATCCCGCCGGCGGTCAACGCCAGTTCAACGGCATCGTGACGACGCTGCGTCTGATCGCTCCGGGCGACACCACCCACAACCGCATGGCGCGTTATGACGCTGTCATGCACCCGCGGCTGTGGCTGCTCACGCAGGCGTCGCACCGGCGGTTCTTCTATCAGCGCACGGTCCCGCAGATTGTCACGCAGGTGCTGGAGTCGTTCGATATCGACTTTCGCAATGCCTGCACGGCGAGCTATCCCGCGCTCGAACATTGCGTGCAGTACCGCGAGACCGATTTCGATTTTGTCAGCCGGCTGCTGGAGCGTGAAGGCATCCACTATTTCTTCGAGCATGCGGGCGGCAAGCACACACTCGTGCTGGCGGATTCGAGCGCCGAGCATCGGCCGATCGCACACTACGAGTCGATTCCGTTTCAGGCCTGGGATACGCCCGAGCAGGATGAAGAATGCGTGTACCGCTGGATGTCGGGTGCGACGCTCCAGACCGGCCGCTACGAGGTGAACGACTACGACTTCGAGAAAGCCTCGGTCAGCAACAGCGAAGGAATGGTCGCGCGCGCGACGCGCAGTGCGCCCTTCGATCCGCCGCGCTATCTGATGCAGGAGCACCTGACGGGGCACGTCAAGGCGGGCGATGGAGAACGGCTTGCACGCGTCAACGCCGAGATTCACGAAACGCAGAACGATGCGATCGAAGGGCGCTCCACGTCGCGCGGCATTGCGCCGGGCGGACTGTTCCGGTTGCGGGATCATCCGGGCAGCGCGCAGAACCGGCAGTACCTCGTGATCGAAAATTGCGCGGAGATCGTTTCGGACGCTTATGTGTCGACGAGCGATTCCACACAGCCGATCTTCGATTGCAGCTTCCGCGCGATTCGCAGCGACAACACCTTCCGCTCGCCGAGGACCACGCCGGTGCGGCGTGTGGCGGGACCGCAGACGGCCGTCGTGATCGGCCCGCCAGGCGAAGAGATTCTCACGGATCAGTACGGCCGGGTGAAGGTGCAGTTTCACTGGGAGCAGCTCGCGCAGCCGGACAATGGGAACCGGCTCGACCGCTGCTGGGTGCGCGTCGTGCAAAGCTGGGCGAACCGGCGCTGGGGCACGATGTTCCTGCCACGCGTCGGGCAGGAAGTGCTGGTCGAGTTCATCGAGGGCGATCCGGACCGGCCCGTGATCACGGGCGCGGTTTACAACTCGACGAACATGCCGCCGTACGAGCTGCCCGCCGCGAGCGCGGTATCGACGTTGAAGAGCCAGTCCACCAAGGGCGGCAATGGCTACAACGAGGTGCGCTTCGACGATCGTAAGGGCGACGAAAAGTTGTTCTTCCACGCCGAACGCGATCACGAGACCTGGGTCCGGCACGACGCGCTGATGAACGTATCCGGCGAGCGGCATCTGAGCATCGGCGGCGACGAATTCCGCGAGACGCGCGGCACGCGCAACGACACGGTGCTTGGCAGCAGCAAGTCCAGCGTGCTGGGTGGCGTGTCGGCCGCGACCATGACCACGCACAACCAGTTCGTCGGCGAAGCCTATTCGCTCGACGCGGGCGTGGCGGTGCAGATCAAGGCGGGCGTGTCGGTCGAGATCGAGTCGAGCGCGACCATCGTGCTGCGGGCCGGGGCGTCATACATCCTCATCGGTCCGGAAACGATCGAGATGTCGAGTTTTCCGATTCCGCTCGGCCCCGGCGTTCCCCCCGTGCCGCTCGCGGTACCGCCGCCGCCGCCCACGCCGCCGCGCGACGCTGACGACGGCACGCATAAGGTCCGCAAATAG
- the tssH gene encoding type VI secretion system ATPase TssH produces MAEISRAVMFGKLDTLSFRAMESATTFCRLRGNPYVEFVHWLHQLLQLPDSDLHRVIRHFGIEIAALARDLTDALDRLPRGSTSITDISSQLEEAVERGWVNGSLLFDAQKVRSAHVLIGALQTPALRNALRGISREFDRVKLDEFADDFASVLDGSPEAALEPVVTRSQPLNTPSGTRDALQRYTIDLTEEARTGKLDPIVGRDDEIRQVIDILMRRRQNNPLLTGEAGVGKTAVVEGLAHRIVAGDVPPALRDVTLRTLDVALLQAGAGVKGEFEARLRQVLEEVQSAERAVILFIDEAHTLIGAGGAAGTGDAANLLKPALARGSVRTIAATTWSEYRRHIEKDPALTRRFQVVQVREPDEARAVTMMRGIALALEAHHGVQILDEAVEAAVRLSHRYLPARQLPDKSVSLLDTACARVAVSQHATPPEVDDAQKRIEALQTELDVIAREGAIGIDTTARYETASAALQHETERLAALEARWHVELEMVKDILARRAQLRDGAPDADLATLREQQRRLAEHQGAAPLILPGVDRHAVAAVVQDWTGVPVLNMLKNEIGNVLRLNELLDGRIIGQQHATQMIARRVQTSRAGLDNPDKPVGVFLLAGTSGVGKTETALALADVLYGGEQNLITINMSEYQEAHTVSLLKGAPPGYVGFGEGGVLTEAVRRRPHSVVLLDEVEKAHPDVHELFFQVFDKGRMEDSEGRSIDFRNTLILLTTNAGTDCIAELCRDPLALPPLDAIEQELHTQLLHTFPPALLGRMVTIPYYPLSDNMLRAIIRLQLGRVAERVTRTHQVPFTYDEAVVAQIAQRCTRLESGGRMIDAILTNSVLPRISTEYLSRVIDGRTLARVHVGVEEEEFTYAFD; encoded by the coding sequence ATGGCAGAGATCAGCCGCGCCGTCATGTTCGGCAAACTCGACACGCTTAGCTTTCGCGCGATGGAAAGCGCGACCACCTTCTGCCGGCTGCGTGGCAATCCGTATGTGGAGTTCGTGCACTGGCTGCATCAATTGCTGCAGTTGCCGGATTCGGATCTGCATCGCGTGATCCGGCATTTCGGCATCGAGATCGCGGCGCTCGCGCGTGACTTGACCGATGCGCTCGATCGTCTGCCGCGCGGCTCGACGTCGATCACGGATATCTCGTCGCAACTTGAGGAAGCCGTCGAACGCGGGTGGGTGAATGGCTCGCTGCTCTTCGACGCACAGAAGGTCCGCAGCGCGCACGTGCTGATCGGGGCGCTCCAGACACCCGCATTGCGTAACGCGCTGCGCGGCATCTCGCGCGAATTCGATCGTGTGAAGCTCGACGAATTCGCTGACGATTTCGCAAGCGTGCTCGACGGTTCGCCGGAAGCGGCGCTTGAGCCTGTCGTGACGCGCTCACAACCGCTAAACACGCCATCCGGCACGCGGGACGCCTTGCAGCGTTACACGATCGATCTGACGGAAGAAGCGCGCACAGGCAAGCTCGATCCGATCGTCGGCCGCGACGACGAGATTCGTCAGGTGATCGATATTCTCATGCGCCGCCGGCAGAACAATCCGCTTCTGACGGGCGAGGCTGGCGTGGGCAAGACGGCCGTGGTGGAGGGTCTCGCACATCGGATCGTGGCGGGTGACGTGCCGCCAGCGCTGCGCGACGTGACGCTGCGTACGCTCGATGTCGCGCTGCTCCAGGCCGGTGCGGGCGTGAAGGGCGAGTTCGAAGCGCGCTTGCGCCAGGTGCTGGAAGAAGTGCAGTCGGCAGAGCGCGCGGTGATCCTCTTCATCGACGAAGCTCACACGTTGATTGGCGCGGGCGGCGCGGCGGGCACGGGCGACGCTGCGAACCTGCTGAAGCCGGCGCTCGCGCGCGGCAGCGTGCGGACAATCGCGGCGACGACGTGGTCGGAGTATCGGCGGCACATCGAAAAGGACCCGGCGCTCACGCGGCGCTTTCAGGTCGTGCAGGTTCGCGAGCCCGACGAGGCGCGCGCGGTCACGATGATGCGCGGCATCGCGCTCGCGCTGGAGGCGCATCACGGCGTGCAGATTCTCGACGAGGCCGTCGAGGCGGCCGTGCGGCTTTCGCATCGGTATCTTCCCGCGCGGCAATTGCCCGACAAGTCCGTGAGCCTGCTCGATACTGCATGCGCGCGCGTCGCGGTCAGCCAGCACGCCACGCCGCCGGAGGTGGACGACGCCCAGAAGCGCATCGAGGCGCTGCAGACGGAACTCGACGTGATCGCGCGCGAGGGTGCAATCGGCATCGATACGACTGCGCGTTACGAGACCGCATCGGCCGCGTTGCAGCACGAAACCGAGCGGCTGGCCGCGCTCGAGGCGCGCTGGCATGTCGAACTCGAGATGGTGAAGGATATCCTCGCGCGCCGCGCCCAGTTGCGCGATGGCGCGCCCGATGCCGATCTCGCCACGCTGCGCGAGCAGCAAAGGCGCCTCGCGGAGCATCAAGGCGCCGCGCCGCTGATTCTGCCGGGCGTCGATCGTCACGCGGTGGCGGCGGTCGTTCAAGACTGGACGGGCGTGCCCGTGCTGAACATGCTGAAGAACGAAATCGGCAACGTGTTACGGCTGAACGAACTGCTCGACGGCCGGATCATCGGCCAGCAACACGCGACGCAGATGATCGCCCGGCGAGTGCAGACTTCGCGCGCGGGCTTGGACAACCCGGACAAGCCCGTGGGCGTATTCCTGCTCGCCGGCACGTCCGGTGTCGGCAAGACCGAGACCGCGCTGGCGCTGGCCGATGTGTTGTATGGCGGCGAGCAGAACCTGATCACGATCAACATGAGCGAGTATCAGGAGGCGCACACGGTTTCGCTGTTGAAGGGCGCGCCGCCCGGTTACGTTGGTTTCGGCGAAGGCGGCGTGCTGACCGAAGCCGTGCGCCGCCGCCCGCATAGCGTCGTGCTGCTCGATGAAGTCGAGAAGGCCCATCCCGATGTGCACGAACTGTTCTTTCAGGTCTTCGACAAAGGCCGGATGGAAGACAGCGAAGGCCGCTCCATCGACTTTCGCAACACGCTGATCCTGTTGACGACGAACGCGGGCACCGACTGCATTGCCGAACTGTGCCGCGATCCGCTCGCCTTGCCGCCGCTGGACGCCATCGAACAGGAACTGCACACGCAATTGCTGCACACGTTCCCGCCCGCCTTGCTCGGGCGCATGGTGACGATCCCGTATTACCCGCTCTCCGACAACATGCTGCGCGCGATCATCCGCCTGCAGCTCGGGCGCGTGGCCGAACGCGTGACGCGCACGCATCAGGTGCCGTTCACCTACGACGAGGCCGTCGTCGCACAGATTGCGCAGCGCTGCACGCGCCTCGAAAGCGGTGGTCGCATGATCGACGCGATTCTCACCAACAGCGTGTTGCCGCGCATCAGCACGGAGTATCTGTCGCGCGTAATCGACGGCAGAACGCTCGCGCGCGTGCACGTTGGCGTCGAAGAAGAGGAGTTCACCTATGCCTTCGACTAG
- the tssC gene encoding type VI secretion system contractile sheath large subunit — protein MADTNLEQSTNGQQPADQQLDDASSSGEFQKLLQKAFRPRTDKAREAVENAVRTLAEQALLDTHRVSDDALASIGSLIAKIDEKLSAQINVILHTDEFQKLESAWRGLHYLVTNTESDESLKLRVMNISKRDLHRSLRKYKGVAWDQSPIFKKLYEEEYGQFGGEPYGALVADYYFDNSSPDVDFLTQVGKISAAAHAPFIAGADPAVMLMDSWQELANPRDLTKIFQTPEHAAWRSLRDSEDSRYIGLAMPRFLARLPYGAKTSPVEEFDFEEDTASTDASRYAWSNAAYAMAVNINRSFKTYGWCSRIRGIESGGAVENLPVHAFPTDDGGVDMKCPTEIAISDRREAELAKNGFMPLVHKKNSDFAAFIGAQSLNKPIEYEDPDATANANLAARLPYLFACSRFAHYLKCIARDKVGSFKEKDDMQRWLQDWILQYVDGDPANSSEETKARRPLAAAEVVVEEVEGNPGYYTSKFFLRPHYQLEGLTVSLRLVSKLPSAKAA, from the coding sequence ATGGCAGATACCAACCTGGAGCAATCCACTAACGGGCAGCAGCCGGCCGACCAGCAACTCGACGACGCCAGTTCCTCCGGCGAGTTTCAGAAGCTGCTGCAAAAGGCGTTTCGCCCGCGCACCGACAAGGCCCGCGAGGCCGTCGAGAACGCGGTGCGCACGCTGGCGGAGCAGGCCCTGCTCGACACGCATCGGGTGTCGGACGATGCGCTTGCGAGCATCGGATCGTTGATTGCGAAGATCGATGAAAAGCTCAGCGCACAGATCAACGTGATTCTCCACACCGATGAATTCCAGAAGCTGGAGAGCGCGTGGCGCGGCCTGCATTATCTGGTCACGAACACGGAAAGCGACGAAAGCCTGAAGCTGCGGGTCATGAACATCTCGAAGCGCGATCTGCATCGCTCGTTGCGCAAATATAAAGGCGTGGCGTGGGATCAGAGCCCCATCTTCAAGAAGCTTTACGAGGAGGAATACGGACAGTTCGGCGGCGAGCCGTACGGCGCGCTGGTCGCGGACTACTACTTCGACAACAGCAGCCCCGATGTCGATTTCCTGACGCAGGTGGGCAAGATCTCCGCGGCGGCGCATGCGCCGTTCATCGCAGGCGCGGACCCCGCGGTGATGCTGATGGATTCATGGCAGGAGCTCGCGAACCCGCGCGATCTGACGAAGATCTTCCAGACGCCCGAGCACGCTGCATGGCGCTCGCTGCGCGACTCCGAAGATTCGCGCTATATCGGCCTCGCCATGCCGCGCTTTCTCGCGCGCCTGCCGTATGGGGCCAAGACGAGCCCGGTCGAGGAATTCGACTTCGAGGAAGACACCGCGAGTACCGATGCGTCCAGGTACGCATGGTCGAATGCCGCGTACGCGATGGCGGTCAACATCAATCGCTCGTTCAAAACCTATGGCTGGTGCTCGCGCATTCGCGGTATCGAGTCGGGCGGTGCGGTGGAGAACTTGCCGGTGCATGCATTCCCCACCGATGACGGCGGCGTCGACATGAAATGCCCGACCGAAATAGCGATTAGCGACCGGCGCGAAGCGGAGCTGGCGAAGAACGGCTTCATGCCGTTGGTTCACAAGAAGAACTCGGATTTTGCGGCCTTCATCGGCGCGCAGTCGCTGAACAAGCCGATCGAATATGAGGATCCGGATGCGACCGCAAACGCGAATCTCGCCGCGCGGTTGCCCTACCTTTTCGCATGCAGCCGGTTCGCGCATTACCTCAAGTGCATTGCGCGCGACAAGGTCGGCAGCTTCAAGGAAAAGGACGACATGCAGCGCTGGCTGCAGGACTGGATTCTCCAGTACGTCGATGGCGACCCAGCGAACTCGTCCGAAGAAACCAAGGCCCGCCGTCCGCTCGCAGCGGCGGAAGTGGTGGTCGAGGAGGTGGAGGGCAATCCGGGTTACTACACGTCGAAATTCTTTCTGCGTCCTCACTATCAGCTTGAAGGGCTGACTGTGTCGCTGCGGCTTGTCTCGAAGCTGCCGTCGGCAAAGGCCGCCTGA